CTTGCCGGCCGCCAGGTGCGCCAGCGCGTCGTTGACCCGGGACATGGGAAATACCTCGATCTGCGGCGCGATCGCGTGCCGCGCACAGAAGCCAAGCATGGTCTCAACGGTAGCGGGACTGCCGACCGGCGAGCCGCCCACCGACTTCTGCCCGCCGATCAGACTGAAGGCCGGCAGCTGGATCGGCTCCAGCACCGCGCCGACAAAATGCAGCCGGCCGCGCGGTGCCAGTGCCGCCGTGAACGCGGGCCATTCCAGCGCCACGTTGACGGTGACGAGGATGAAGTCGAAATAGCCTGCCCAGCGCTTGATCGCGGACTTGTCGTTGCTCGGTACGACCTGGTGCGCACCGAGCGCCATCGCTTCGTCGCGCTTGGCTTCGCTGGAGGTAAAAGCGGTGACCTCACAGCCCCAGCGGCGCAGAAACTGGATGGCGAGATGCCCCAGCCCGCCGATGCCGACCACCCCGACCCGGTCTGTCGGCTTCACGCCGGCCAGCAGGATCGGGTTGAACACCGTGATGCCGCCGCAGAAGAGCGGGCCGCAGGCCTCCGACGCCAGGCTTTCCGGCAGCGGCGTGACCCAGAGCCAATGGCTGCGCACACGCTCGGCGAATCCCCCGTGGCGACCGACAATCGTTTCCTGGCTGCTACCGCACAGGTGCTGGTCGCCGCGCAGGCAGGAATGGCAATACTGGCAACTGCCGGAAAACCACCCCAGCCCCACGCGCTGCCCCACCTCCCGCCCTTTCACCGCCGCACCACAGGCCACGATGCGGCCGACGATCTCGTGGCCGGGAACGAACGGATACGTGGTGCGGCCCCACTCGTTGTCGCGCATGGAGAGATCGGAGTGGCACAGGCCGCAGTAGTCGACGGCGATCTCCACCTCGTCGGCGCCCAGCGGGCCCGTCGTGTAGGTGAATGGTTCCAGCGGCGCTCCCGCGGCCGGCGCGGCCCAGGCTCGTATCGTCGACATGGCGGTGCCTCCTGAGAGATGGACCCGGCAAGAGTAATCCACGACCGGCATCGGCGACGGCGTCTGTTCCGCCACCCTCACTCAGAAGCAGGTGACCGGCTGTTCCTTCAGCTCCGTCAGTTCGCTCAGGTGCGCATGCCAGTTGACCGGCCGGGCGGGGTCTTCGGCGAAGTCGATCCAGTAGACCGGCAGGTCCTCCGTGCGCTGGATCAACTGCGGGGTGAATCCCAGGCCGGCGATTTCGGTGCGCCGGCGCTCGGCGTTGTTCTGGTCGCGGAACAGGCCGAGCGAAATGGTGTTCTGCTGGTCGCCTGCCGTGACGACGTAGTAATCGCGGACACCCTTGGTGGACAGCTGCCGCGCGACGCCCAGCGCCTGTTCACGGCTGGCGAGTGCCGGAATGTAGACCCAGTAGCCCCGCGGCTGGGTGGTGCGGGCCTCGCGCGACTGGATCCGCCGCACCAGCGGCGCCAGCTTGTTCATCACGTTGCGCACATCCGCCTGCGAAGGCAATGGACCAATGCTGCGGCACACTTCCGTGCCGGCCACGGCACGGGTCACCGGCGCTTCGGCCAGCTCGGAATTGGCGGCATCGCCGGCCGGTTCGCGCTCGGCCAGGAGTTCCAGCCGCGTGATACCCGCATCGGTGGCCTCGAAATCCGCCTGCCTCGCCTTGGGCATGAAGTACAGCCAGCTGGCAGCCCCGAGATTCAGGGCCAGCAGAAGCATGAACAGGGCGCGCAGGAACATCCGATCGGGGCAGCCTGGAGTCGGGGGTCGGCGGATTCTACCGGTTCGGCAATGGCTTGGCGCAGCCGGAGCGCGCCATGACGGCCAGACCGCGCAGCACCAGGTCCGGCTCGATCCGCGACGGCACCCGCACCAGTGGCGCCAGCTCGGCGGCCGCGCCACCGGCGATCACCAACACCGGCGGATGCGCCATCCGGGCAGCGGCAGTGGCATAGAAGCGCTCGACCAGGGCGGCCGCCGCCAGCCAGCAACCGGAGCGGACAGCATCTTCCGTATCGGCGGCCATCTCCACGGTCAGCGCGGTCGAGGAGGCGCTGACCCGCGCCGTGGCCCCCAGCAGGGCCTCCTGCATCAGCATCGGGCTAGGCGCGATCAGACCGCCGCCATGCCGGCCGTCGGCGTCGAGCGCATCCAGCACCAGGGCCGTGCCGACACTGGCCAGCACAACGGGCACGGCTGCCCTGGCATGCAGCGCGATCATCGCGACGAAGCGGTCGACGCCCAGCTTTTCCGGCGTGGCGTACGCCGAGTGCACACCGCAGGCCGATGCCGCACTGGCGATGAACTCCGGCTCCACGCCGACGCAGGCGTGGATCGCCTGCGCCAGCTCCGCCTCCAGGCGCGGCCGCGCGACCGATGCCACCAGCGCGCGCCCGATCGGTGGCGCCTGCCGCCACAGCACTTCCAGCTGCGGTTGCAGCGGCCGCGAGTGATCGACCGGCTCGCCGACAGTCAGCGTGTCGCCCTCCGCCCAGGCCCATTTCAGGCGCGAATTGCCCAGGTCAACCAGAAGATTCATGTCCTGCGTACCGTGACTTCGGCGCTGTCGAAACGCACGATCGTAGCGCCCTGGCGTAGACAAAGCGCGCCGCGGTCGTCCACGCCGGCGCCGATGCCCGACTGCACACCGCGTGGATCGGCCACGGCCAGAGCCTGGTCACGCAGCACATCCAGCGCTTCGAAACGCGACTGGAATGCCGCGAATCCATCCCGTTCAAAGGTATCCAGGTCCTCCACGAGCCGGTCGAGCAGCGCGGCGATGACCGTGTTGCGCGAGGGCACGGCCCGACACACCGTGGCCAGATCGATGGCGGGCTGGTCGATCGAAGCACGCGCGGCATCGGGCAGCTGCACATTCACTCCGATGCCGATCACCGCATGGCAGGGGCCGAGGAACTCGCCGCCGAGTTCCACCAGGATGCCCGCCAGCTT
This genomic stretch from Tahibacter amnicola harbors:
- the ahr gene encoding NADPH-dependent aldehyde reductase Ahr, which gives rise to MSTIRAWAAPAAGAPLEPFTYTTGPLGADEVEIAVDYCGLCHSDLSMRDNEWGRTTYPFVPGHEIVGRIVACGAAVKGREVGQRVGLGWFSGSCQYCHSCLRGDQHLCGSSQETIVGRHGGFAERVRSHWLWVTPLPESLASEACGPLFCGGITVFNPILLAGVKPTDRVGVVGIGGLGHLAIQFLRRWGCEVTAFTSSEAKRDEAMALGAHQVVPSNDKSAIKRWAGYFDFILVTVNVALEWPAFTAALAPRGRLHFVGAVLEPIQLPAFSLIGGQKSVGGSPVGSPATVETMLGFCARHAIAPQIEVFPMSRVNDALAHLAAGKARYRVVLKADFD
- a CDS encoding type III pantothenate kinase, which codes for MNLLVDLGNSRLKWAWAEGDTLTVGEPVDHSRPLQPQLEVLWRQAPPIGRALVASVARPRLEAELAQAIHACVGVEPEFIASAASACGVHSAYATPEKLGVDRFVAMIALHARAAVPVVLASVGTALVLDALDADGRHGGGLIAPSPMLMQEALLGATARVSASSTALTVEMAADTEDAVRSGCWLAAAALVERFYATAAARMAHPPVLVIAGGAAAELAPLVRVPSRIEPDLVLRGLAVMARSGCAKPLPNR
- a CDS encoding SPOR domain-containing protein, whose protein sequence is MFLRALFMLLLALNLGAASWLYFMPKARQADFEATDAGITRLELLAEREPAGDAANSELAEAPVTRAVAGTEVCRSIGPLPSQADVRNVMNKLAPLVRRIQSREARTTQPRGYWVYIPALASREQALGVARQLSTKGVRDYYVVTAGDQQNTISLGLFRDQNNAERRRTEIAGLGFTPQLIQRTEDLPVYWIDFAEDPARPVNWHAHLSELTELKEQPVTCF